One Siniperca chuatsi isolate FFG_IHB_CAS linkage group LG8, ASM2008510v1, whole genome shotgun sequence DNA segment encodes these proteins:
- the LOC122880711 gene encoding ubiquitin-conjugating enzyme E2 2-like isoform X2: protein MALKRISKELTDLSRDPPAQCSAGPVGEDMFHWQATIMGPPDSPYQGGVFFLTIHFPTDYPFKPPKVAFTTRIYHPNINSNGSICLDILRSQWSPALTISKVLLSICSLLCDPNPDDPLVPEIARIYKTDPSRYNRLAREWTEKYAML, encoded by the exons GAGCTCACCGATCTGTCCCGAGACCCCCCGGCTCAGTGCTCCGCCGGGCCTGTCGGCGAAGACA TGTTTCATTGGCAAGCTACTATTATGGGGCCT ccTGACAGTCCCTATCAGGGCGGAGTATTCTTCCTGACTATTCATTTCCCCACAGATTATCCCTTCAAACCACCCAAG GTCGCCTTCACAACAAGAATTTATCACCCAAATATTAACAGTAACGGCAGCATCTGCTTGGATATATTGAGGTCACAGTGGTCTCCAGCATTAACTATCTCTAAAG TCCTTTTGTCCATTTGTTCTCTGTTATGTGACCCGAACCCCGACGACCCGCTAGTGCCAGAGATCGCCCGCATCTACAAAACAGACCCCAGTAG GTATAACAGACTAGCCAGGGAGTGGACAGAGAAGTACGCCATGCTGTGA
- the LOC122880711 gene encoding ubiquitin-conjugating enzyme E2 2-like isoform X3 — translation MALKRISKELTDLSRDPPAQCSAGPVGEDMFHWQATIMGPPDSPYQGGVFFLTIHFPTDYPFKPPKVAFTTRIYHPNINSNGSICLDILRSQWSPALTISKVLLSICSLLCDPNPDDPLVPEIARIYKTDPSRYNKTAQDWTQKYAM, via the exons GAGCTCACCGATCTGTCCCGAGACCCCCCGGCTCAGTGCTCCGCCGGGCCTGTCGGCGAAGACA TGTTTCATTGGCAAGCTACTATTATGGGGCCT ccTGACAGTCCCTATCAGGGCGGAGTATTCTTCCTGACTATTCATTTCCCCACAGATTATCCCTTCAAACCACCCAAG GTCGCCTTCACAACAAGAATTTATCACCCAAATATTAACAGTAACGGCAGCATCTGCTTGGATATATTGAGGTCACAGTGGTCTCCAGCATTAACTATCTCTAAAG TCCTTTTGTCCATTTGTTCTCTGTTATGTGACCCGAACCCCGACGACCCGCTAGTGCCAGAGATCGCCCGCATCTACAAAACAGACCCCAGTAG gtaCAACAAGACAGCTCAGGACTGGACTCAGAAATACGCCATGTGA
- the LOC122880711 gene encoding ubiquitin-conjugating enzyme E2-17 kDa-like isoform X1 codes for MALKRISKELTDLSRDPPAQCSAGPVGEDMFHWQATIMGPPDSPYQGGVFFLTIHFPTDYPFKPPKVAFTTRIYHPNINSNGSICLDILRSQWSPALTISKGTTRQLRTGLRNTPCDPLLTAGTNCFSHEATPPSPSQRPITAICSRFLFVPFLDFKCF; via the exons GAGCTCACCGATCTGTCCCGAGACCCCCCGGCTCAGTGCTCCGCCGGGCCTGTCGGCGAAGACA TGTTTCATTGGCAAGCTACTATTATGGGGCCT ccTGACAGTCCCTATCAGGGCGGAGTATTCTTCCTGACTATTCATTTCCCCACAGATTATCCCTTCAAACCACCCAAG GTCGCCTTCACAACAAGAATTTATCACCCAAATATTAACAGTAACGGCAGCATCTGCTTGGATATATTGAGGTCACAGTGGTCTCCAGCATTAACTATCTCTAAAG gtaCAACAAGACAGCTCAGGACTGGACTCAGAAATACGCCATGTGACCCCCTTCTCACTGCTGGAACAAACTGTTTTTCTCATGAGGCCAcgcccccctccccctctcagCGGCCAATAACAGCAATTTGTTCACGTTTCCTTTTTGTCCCCTTCCTCGactttaaatgcttttaa